A window of Chthoniobacterales bacterium contains these coding sequences:
- a CDS encoding glycosyltransferase family 4 protein, with translation MIVLITNTTLASNGGTQTVVAEIARLLRQRGHQVMLYSSKLGHVADLLIEDKFAVVSNLRDLPFKPDIIHGQHHLETMSALMALPETPCVYYIHGVTPWQERVPIHPRILGYINLSEISTFRCSVQKCIPLERFYSLGNHINFGLFPTPKTPPTRLGTAAYCPRIAATPATLENVERLCREHGIELHHETEWSRGSIADPLAVYQGYDLIFGTGRTALEALAVGCVVSSTDQEKLGPLITPANIAERRTVNFTMALWEEQTPYTTLSAQLAAYDPAAQQEVYHYIRREADFEKAADDLVQIYEKIIAEWKTMERPSFVDDMTAASDYLRALTPLFADHERVEKMRQAHERIQRRNEVLEARVADLKQKHQTALEVPPKPIQKIIELLRRFAATHPIRRVFIGKLLRRIEELLQTPP, from the coding sequence ATGATCGTCCTCATTACAAACACCACGCTCGCCAGCAACGGCGGCACGCAAACTGTCGTCGCGGAGATCGCGCGCCTGCTCCGTCAGCGAGGGCATCAGGTGATGCTGTATTCGTCGAAACTCGGTCATGTCGCCGACCTGCTGATCGAGGATAAATTTGCCGTGGTTAGCAACCTCCGCGACCTCCCATTCAAGCCCGACATCATTCACGGCCAGCATCATCTCGAGACCATGAGCGCGCTGATGGCCCTGCCGGAAACGCCCTGCGTTTACTACATTCACGGCGTCACCCCGTGGCAGGAACGCGTGCCGATTCACCCGCGCATCCTGGGTTACATCAACCTCTCGGAGATCAGCACATTTCGCTGCTCGGTGCAGAAATGCATCCCGCTGGAGCGATTTTACTCGCTGGGAAATCACATCAATTTCGGTCTTTTTCCCACACCGAAAACGCCACCGACCCGACTAGGGACCGCCGCGTATTGTCCACGCATCGCCGCCACTCCGGCCACACTGGAAAACGTTGAACGCCTCTGCCGTGAGCACGGGATCGAGCTGCATCACGAGACCGAGTGGAGTCGGGGAAGCATCGCCGATCCGCTGGCGGTTTACCAAGGATACGACCTCATTTTTGGCACGGGCCGCACCGCCTTGGAGGCGCTCGCCGTCGGCTGTGTGGTGAGCTCGACCGATCAGGAAAAACTCGGGCCGCTGATCACTCCGGCAAACATCGCTGAACGGCGCACGGTGAATTTCACGATGGCGCTTTGGGAGGAACAGACGCCCTACACGACACTCTCCGCGCAACTGGCCGCTTACGATCCCGCCGCCCAGCAGGAGGTGTATCACTACATCCGGCGCGAGGCGGATTTCGAAAAAGCGGCCGATGATCTGGTGCAAATCTACGAGAAAATCATCGCCGAATGGAAGACGATGGAGCGCCCCAGTTTCGTGGACGACATGACCGCTGCGAGCGATTATCTGCGCGCACTCACGCCGCTCTTTGCCGACCACGAGCGGGTCGAGAAAATGCGCCAGGCCCACGAGCGCATCCAGCGGCGCAACGAAGTTTTGGAGGCGCGCGTCGCCGACCTGAAACAGAAACATCAGACCGCGCTCGAAGTCCCGCCGAAGCCGATCCAGAAAATCATCGAACTCCTCCGCCGGTTCGCTGCGACGCATCCGATCCGGCGCGTTTTCATTGGAAAACTGCTCCGCCGCATCGAGGAATTGCTCCAGACGCCGCCCTAA